The proteins below are encoded in one region of Hordeum vulgare subsp. vulgare chromosome 3H, MorexV3_pseudomolecules_assembly, whole genome shotgun sequence:
- the LOC123439152 gene encoding PR5-like receptor kinase, producing MGAASALFLFVLVITGKAATLGITNQCSYTVWPAVVPGGGRQLDPGEAWVLDVPAGNTSGRVWARTGCTFHGEGNVSSCQTGDCGGLLACTAYGRPPSTLGEFAFGGLNAVDSFDISFMDGFNVPMDFLPVPVQVQGRAGCVKGPRCPANITSQCPTELKAPGGCNSACRVLKQDKYCCTGSAAHNCSTTNYSVFFKKMCPDAYSYPKDDPSSTFSCPTGTNYQVVFCPLMNQAMSPPAESPVALPAPIGPTSMKPKSSTVTRVVTILAPVGSFILLTVVFLLAYFICKRRTHRQHEMEEEEEFGELQGTPIRFTYQQLKAATEQFADKLGEGGFGSVFKGKFGDEMIAVKRLDRAGQGKREFSAEVQTIGRIHHINLVSLIGFCAEKSYRLLVYEYMHKGSLDRWIYCRHDNDAPPLDWSIRCKIITHIAKGLSYLHEECTKRIAHLDVKPQNILLDDEFNAKLSDFGLCKLIDRDMSQVVTRMRGTPGYLAPEWLTSQITEKADVYSFGVVVMEVISGRKNLDTSRSEESIHLITLLEEKVKNDHLVDLIGRNSNDMQAHKQDAIQMMKLAMWCLQIDCQRRPKMSEVVKVLEGAMSADNNIDHNFVVARNVISSVPPLSSHVSGPN from the coding sequence ATGGGCGCCGCTTCCGCTCTCTTCCTCTTCGTCCTCGTTATCACGGGCAAGGCCGCCACACTAGGAATCACCAACCAATGCTCCTACACCGTGTGGCCGGCCGTCGTGCCGGGAGGTGGCCGGCAGCTCGATCCAGGGGAGGCATGGGTGCTGGACGTCCCCGCCGGCAACACATCCGGCCGCGTCTGGGCACGGACGGGCTGCACGTTCCATGGCGAAGGTAACGTGTCGTCGTGCCAAACTGGTGACTGCGGCGGCTTGCTCGCCTGCACAGCCTATGGCCGGCCGCCCAGCACGCTCGGTGAGTTCGCGTTTGGCGGCCTCAACGCCGTGGATTCCTTCGACATCTCCTTCATGGACGGCTTCAACGTGCCCATGGACTTCCTGCCGGTGCCGGTTCAGGTTCAAGGAAGGGCAGGGTGCGTCAAGGGGCCGCGCTGTCCAGCCAACATCACATCGCAGTGCCCAACAGAGCTGAAGGCTCCGGGGGGTTGTAACAGTGCATGCAGGGTGTTGAAGCAGGACAAATACTGCTGTACCGGGAGCGCGGCACACAATTGCAGCACCACCAACTACTCGGTCTTCTTTAAGAAGATGTGCCCAGATGCCTACAGCTACCCCAAGGATGATCCCAGCAGCACTTTCAGTTGCCCGACGGGCACCAACTACCAGGTCGTCTTTTGTCCCCTGATGAATCAAGCAATGTCGCCTCCAGCTGAAAGTCCCGTGGCTCTGCCTGCGCCTATTGGGCCAACAAGCATGAAACCAAAATCCTCCACTGTAACAAGAGTTGTGACAATTCTAGCTCCTGTAGGCAGCTTCATTTTGCttaccgtcgtcttcctcctcgcctacTTTATATGTAAGCGGAGAACACATAGACAAcatgagatggaggaggaggaagagtttgGGGAGCTACAAGGAACACCAATCAGGTTCACATATCAACAGCTAAAAGCAGCAACCGAGCAATTTGCAGACAAGCTAGGGGAAGGAGGATTTGGGTCTGTTTTCAAGGGAAAATTTGGGGATGAAATGATTGCAGTAAAACGTTTGGATCGAGCTGGTCAGGGCAAAAGAGAATTTTCTGCAGAGGTTCAGACAATTGGCAGGATTCATCATATTAATCTGGTGAGTTTGATTGGTTTCTGTGCAGAGAAATCCTATAGGCTCCTGGTGTATGAGTATATGCACAAAGGATCCTTGGATAGATGGATCTATTGTCGACATGACAACGATGCTCCTCCTTTGGATTGGAGCATCCGGTGCAAAATTATCACTCACATAGCTAAGGGTCTCTCTTATCTTCACGAGGAGTGCACAAAACGGATTGCTCATTTGGATGTCAAACCACAAAACATCCTCTTAGATGATGAATTCAATGCTAAACTTTCTGATTTTGGACTATGCAAGCTCATTGATAGGGATATGAGCCAGGTGGTTACTAGAATGAGAGGCACACCTGGATATTTAGCTCCTGAATGGTTAACATCGCAAATCACAGAAAAGGCTGACGTCTACAGCTTTGGTGTTGTGGTCATGGAAGTCATCAGCGGAAGAAAGAACCTCGACACTTCCCGGTCAGAAGAGAGCATCCATCTTATTACCCTATTGGAGGAAAAGGTTAAAAACGACCACTTGGTAGATTTGATTGGCAGGAACAGCAACGACATGCAAGCACATAAGCAGGATGCAATTCAGATGATGAAGCTCGCGATGTGGTGTTTGCAGATTGATTGCCAAAGAAGGCCTAAAATGTCTGAGGTGGTCAAGGTCTTGGAAGGTGCCATGAGTGCAGACAACAATATTGATCATAACTTTGTTGTTGCTAGGAATGTGATCTCCTCAGTTCCACCTCTATCTTCACATGTATCGGGGCCCAACTGA